A genomic stretch from Deinococcus sp. YIM 134068 includes:
- the cobU gene encoding bifunctional adenosylcobinamide kinase/adenosylcobinamide-phosphate guanylyltransferase — MIVFVTGGARSGKSTFAERRAAASGLPVTYLATAQAFDAEMTERITRHQGDRPAGWVTVEEPLDAPAALLAAATPTVLLDCLSLWVSNLMLADEPDDALLARADALLTAARARPGLTILVTNEVGLGIVPDNALARRYRDLLGWVNQRAAATSDEAWLLVSGLPVQLKPAPFPDS, encoded by the coding sequence GTGATCGTCTTCGTCACGGGTGGGGCACGCAGCGGCAAGAGCACCTTCGCCGAGCGCCGCGCCGCCGCGTCCGGCCTGCCCGTGACCTACCTCGCCACCGCCCAGGCCTTCGACGCGGAGATGACGGAACGCATCACGCGCCACCAGGGGGACCGTCCGGCGGGCTGGGTCACGGTGGAGGAACCCCTCGACGCCCCCGCCGCCCTTCTCGCCGCCGCCACCCCCACCGTCCTCCTCGACTGCCTGAGCCTGTGGGTCAGCAACCTGATGCTCGCCGACGAACCCGACGACGCCCTCCTCGCCCGCGCCGACGCGCTCCTGACTGCTGCCCGCGCCCGACCCGGCCTGACCATCCTCGTCACCAACGAGGTCGGCCTCGGCATCGTCCCCGACAACGCGCTCGCCCGCCGTTACCGTGACCTGCTCGGCTGGGTCAACCAACGCGCCGCCGCCACAAGTGACGAGGCGTGGTTGCTGGTGAGCGGTTTACCCGTACAACTCAAGCCCGCTCCCTTCCCTGACTCCTAA
- a CDS encoding ABC transporter substrate-binding protein, with product MRHLIPLVALGALLPGGALAATYPLTVTDDLGRAVTLGREPRRIVSMLPSHTETLAAIGAGTRLVAVDTFSNYPGAVVDRVPKVGSAFQPDIEAIVALKPDLVLADESSGSRLTERLVAAGLTVYGGSAQTYNEVFEKIGVLGRLTNRETAALNLITRMRGELNALQASVARLPKVSTYYEVDPAPYSVGPNSFIGTLITKAGGRTIIPARLGDFPKIDPELIVQADPQAVIGVAPADARTRPGWANLRAVRSGRVYTPSAEERDALSRPGPRLPVALRALIRWLHPEALK from the coding sequence ATGCGCCACCTCATCCCCCTCGTCGCCCTCGGTGCCCTGCTGCCGGGCGGTGCCCTCGCCGCAACCTATCCCCTCACCGTCACCGACGACCTGGGCCGAGCCGTCACCCTGGGCCGCGAGCCGAGGCGCATCGTCTCCATGCTGCCGAGCCACACCGAAACGCTCGCCGCCATCGGCGCGGGAACTCGCCTCGTGGCCGTGGATACCTTCAGCAATTATCCGGGGGCGGTGGTGGACCGCGTGCCGAAGGTGGGCAGCGCCTTTCAGCCCGACATCGAGGCCATCGTGGCGCTGAAGCCCGACCTCGTGCTGGCCGATGAATCGAGTGGATCGCGGCTGACGGAGCGGCTGGTGGCGGCGGGCCTCACCGTGTACGGCGGCAGCGCGCAGACGTACAACGAGGTCTTCGAGAAGATCGGCGTCCTCGGGCGGCTGACGAACCGGGAGACGGCGGCGCTCAACCTCATCACGCGGATGCGCGGCGAGCTGAACGCGCTCCAGGCGAGTGTGGCCCGGCTCCCGAAGGTGAGCACGTACTACGAGGTGGACCCCGCGCCGTACTCGGTCGGCCCCAACTCCTTCATCGGCACGCTCATCACGAAGGCGGGCGGGCGCACCATCATCCCCGCGCGGCTGGGCGACTTCCCGAAGATCGACCCCGAACTCATCGTGCAGGCAGACCCCCAGGCGGTGATCGGCGTGGCCCCGGCGGACGCGCGGACCCGGCCCGGCTGGGCGAACCTGCGGGCGGTGCGGTCGGGTCGCGTCTACACCCCAAGCGCCGAGGAGCGCGACGCCCTCTCGCGCCCCGGCCCCCGCCTGCCCGTCGCCCTGCGCGCCCTCATCCGCTGGCTGCACCCGGAGGCCCTGAAATGA
- a CDS encoding histidine phosphatase family protein, with protein MNGAEAVLTLHLVRHAPTLPNAERRYPRGDEDAPLSVEGQTLARRLRLPTDAQPFTSPSRRARETAALAGFRHAVPTPALTEARFGVMAGHTWAELEAEFGDAPRGWIDALADPTSDHGPPGGETGRAFHARLQGWLEVLPAQGEIVAFTHAGPLHAALRLAVGLRAVATPPGTVATLRRAGGNWWLVGLTTDR; from the coding sequence ATGAATGGGGCTGAGGCCGTGCTGACCCTCCACCTCGTTCGGCACGCCCCGACCCTCCCCAACGCCGAGCGCCGTTACCCGAGGGGGGACGAGGACGCGCCGCTGTCCGTGGAGGGACAGACCCTCGCCCGCCGCCTGCGCTTGCCCACCGATGCTCAACCTTTCACTTCCCCCAGCCGCCGCGCCCGCGAGACCGCCGCGCTCGCCGGATTCAGGCACGCCGTTCCCACCCCGGCCCTCACGGAGGCCCGCTTCGGCGTGATGGCGGGCCACACCTGGGCGGAACTGGAGGCGGAGTTTGGAGACGCCCCACGCGGCTGGATCGACGCCCTCGCCGACCCCACCTCCGACCACGGGCCGCCGGGAGGGGAGACAGGCCGCGCCTTCCACGCCCGTCTTCAGGGCTGGTTGGAGGTCCTACCCGCCCAGGGTGAGATCGTCGCCTTCACGCACGCCGGGCCGCTCCACGCCGCGCTGCGCCTCGCGGTCGGCCTGCGCGCCGTCGCCACGCCGCCGGGCACGGTCGCCACGTTGCGGCGGGCGGGCGGGAACTGGTGGCTGGTGGGGCTGACCACTGACCGCTGA
- a CDS encoding RNA polymerase sigma factor — translation MTHAPPHSSHEPSDAHLARLAAHPGPQREAAFEALVRRHAPRVHRLASGMVGPGAADDVVQEVLISMYRNLGGFRGEAQFSTWLHRITLNACHRALAARQAVALEDTPEPAAPHSPVRAGEQADLRDRLAWAMGQLPPDQREAVSLRELSGLDYAEIAEVMGVEVGTVKSRIHRGRAALRGLLAGIGVTP, via the coding sequence TTGACCCACGCTCCCCCCCACTCCTCCCACGAGCCGAGCGACGCGCACCTCGCCCGGCTGGCCGCGCACCCCGGTCCGCAGCGGGAAGCGGCGTTCGAGGCGCTGGTGCGGCGGCACGCCCCGCGCGTCCACCGCCTCGCGTCCGGAATGGTGGGGCCGGGGGCCGCCGACGACGTGGTGCAGGAGGTCCTGATCAGCATGTACCGGAATCTGGGCGGCTTTCGCGGCGAGGCGCAGTTCTCCACGTGGCTGCACCGCATTACCCTCAACGCCTGCCACCGGGCGCTGGCAGCACGTCAGGCGGTGGCGCTGGAGGACACGCCGGAACCCGCCGCCCCCCACAGCCCGGTCCGTGCCGGGGAGCAGGCCGACCTACGGGACCGCCTCGCGTGGGCGATGGGCCAGCTTCCGCCCGACCAGCGCGAGGCCGTGAGCCTGCGGGAACTGTCGGGGCTGGACTACGCCGAGATTGCCGAGGTGATGGGCGTGGAGGTGGGCACGGTCAAGAGCCGTATCCACCGGGGACGGGCGGCGTTGCGCGGGTTGTTGGCGGGAATAGGAGTAACGCCGTGA
- a CDS encoding cobyric acid synthase, with the protein MVQGCTSNAGKSYLTAALCRALADEGYRVAPFKAQNMSNNAGVTPAGLEMGRAQLVQARAARVTPDVRMNPVLLKPEADTRSQVVLLGRASPELTALGWRERKAHLWPHVREALHSLLSEFDVVVIEGAGSPAEVNLRSSDIVNMRVALEAQAGVLLACDIDRGGAFAHLLGTWHCLTPEERALLRGFVLNRFRGDPGLLAPAPQWLEEQTGVPTVGVVPMLDIPLPEEDGVALDGPQATVDGGFVAIARLPRVSNLDEFAPLGLLARWVSAPAELEGARAVILPGSKSTAADLAWLRASGLAGAITRAALAGIPVFGVCGGLQMLGQRVGDPHGIEAQTSGTGEVPGLGLLDLSTELAPDKTTLLTTFTDAETGLHLSGYEIHHGRTVAGPNVDELAPGLLWRRGNVRGTYLHGLLENPAYLERFLGWAGLTPPTALDSLDARLDAIAARVRASLDWPLIQRLAGGGA; encoded by the coding sequence ATGGTGCAGGGCTGCACGAGCAACGCGGGCAAGAGTTACCTGACCGCCGCCCTCTGCCGCGCCCTGGCCGACGAGGGCTACCGGGTCGCCCCCTTCAAGGCGCAGAACATGAGCAACAACGCGGGCGTCACCCCCGCCGGGCTGGAGATGGGCCGCGCCCAACTCGTGCAGGCACGGGCGGCGCGCGTCACCCCCGACGTGCGGATGAACCCGGTCCTCCTCAAGCCCGAGGCCGATACCCGCTCTCAGGTCGTGTTGCTGGGTCGGGCAAGCCCGGAACTTACCGCGTTGGGCTGGCGCGAGCGTAAGGCACACCTGTGGCCCCACGTGCGAGAAGCCCTCCACAGCCTCCTCTCCGAGTTCGACGTGGTGGTCATCGAGGGGGCGGGCAGCCCCGCCGAGGTCAACCTCCGGTCCAGCGACATCGTGAATATGCGGGTGGCGCTCGAAGCCCAGGCGGGTGTGCTCCTCGCCTGCGACATTGACCGGGGCGGGGCCTTCGCCCACCTCCTCGGCACGTGGCATTGCCTGACGCCGGAGGAACGCGCCCTGCTACGCGGCTTCGTCCTCAACCGCTTCCGGGGCGATCCGGGGTTGCTCGCGCCCGCGCCGCAGTGGCTGGAGGAACAGACGGGCGTGCCGACGGTCGGCGTCGTGCCCATGCTCGACATTCCGCTGCCGGAGGAGGACGGGGTGGCGTTGGACGGTCCGCAGGCCACGGTGGACGGCGGCTTCGTCGCCATCGCCCGCCTGCCGCGTGTCTCCAATCTGGACGAGTTCGCCCCGCTGGGGCTGCTTGCCCGCTGGGTGTCCGCGCCCGCTGAACTGGAAGGGGCACGGGCCGTCATCCTGCCCGGCAGCAAGAGCACCGCCGCCGACCTCGCGTGGTTGCGCGCGTCCGGGCTGGCGGGGGCCATCACCCGCGCCGCGCTCGCCGGAATTCCCGTGTTCGGCGTGTGCGGCGGCCTCCAGATGCTCGGCCAGAGGGTCGGAGACCCGCACGGCATCGAGGCCCAGACTTCAGGCACGGGAGAGGTGCCCGGCCTCGGCCTCCTCGACCTCTCGACAGAACTTGCTCCCGATAAGACGACCTTGCTGACTACCTTCACCGACGCGGAGACGGGCCTGCATCTCAGCGGCTACGAGATTCACCACGGGCGCACGGTCGCCGGGCCGAACGTGGACGAACTCGCTCCGGGGCTGCTGTGGCGGCGGGGCAACGTGCGCGGCACGTACCTTCACGGCCTGCTCGAAAACCCGGCCTATCTCGAGCGCTTCCTGGGGTGGGCGGGCCTGACACCGCCGACCGCCCTCGACAGCCTCGACGCCCGGTTGGACGCCATCGCCGCGCGGGTGAGGGCGAGCCTCGACTGGCCCCTCATCCAGCGGCTCGCCGGGGGTGGCGCGTGA
- a CDS encoding transcriptional regulator, with translation MRRFLALLALLSLSGAHADAIDDLSSALWRARTLAAKGEAEVSVLFPPRAVAAESARRADRLPVVPFRPALIRRHFTVTRADAPPLAGRDVTRFDLTPNVGQAAHWSIWVDRAWNVPLAFEERMPDGTLARRAAFTRVNAQPARRPRPVPTMPAGLRQAVLAALPGLRFPPGFTPTAVAAREAGGAEVTLSDGINVLALVIAPRNVRTAPGVASRRVGPDFVWLVGNLPDTPLRQALAGIQEVKAGELGTFLAGKDSKK, from the coding sequence GTGAGACGGTTCCTCGCCCTGCTGGCCTTGTTGAGTCTGAGCGGTGCCCACGCCGACGCCATCGACGACCTCTCCTCCGCCCTGTGGCGGGCGCGGACGCTGGCGGCGAAGGGGGAGGCCGAGGTGAGCGTGCTCTTCCCGCCGCGTGCGGTGGCCGCCGAGTCGGCCCGACGCGCTGACCGCCTCCCGGTGGTGCCCTTCCGCCCGGCGCTCATCCGCCGTCACTTCACGGTCACGCGGGCGGACGCTCCCCCGCTGGCAGGCCGCGACGTGACCCGCTTCGACCTGACGCCCAACGTCGGGCAGGCGGCCCACTGGAGCATTTGGGTGGACCGGGCGTGGAACGTGCCGCTCGCCTTCGAGGAACGGATGCCGGATGGGACCCTCGCCCGCCGCGCCGCCTTCACGCGGGTGAATGCGCAACCGGCCCGCCGTCCGAGACCGGTGCCGACGATGCCCGCCGGCCTGCGTCAGGCTGTCCTCGCGGCGCTGCCCGGCCTGCGCTTCCCGCCCGGATTCACACCCACGGCGGTGGCAGCGCGGGAGGCGGGTGGCGCGGAAGTCACGCTCAGTGACGGAATCAACGTCCTGGCGCTGGTCATCGCCCCCCGGAACGTCCGCACCGCGCCCGGTGTGGCCTCGCGCCGGGTGGGGCCGGACTTCGTGTGGCTGGTGGGAAACCTCCCCGACACGCCCCTCCGCCAGGCCCTGGCAGGCATCCAGGAGGTGAAGGCGGGGGAGCTGGGAACTTTCCTGGCCGGGAAGGACTCCAAGAAGTGA
- a CDS encoding SDR family oxidoreductase has product MNDCLVLVTGGTGHLGRLLVQALLGEGARVRVLTRRVPSSPQAGVEYAVGNYTDGTGLAEALAGISRVIHTAHVLGDPLADARGTLHLLEAARAAHRPHFTFVSIVRARQARAFGYYAGKVRGEELVEASGLPALVFRAAQFHHFVDELLVGVDRLPWLPVPDGELQPVAVEEVAHELAWRALAGQRGTFDLAGPEVRRVSDLARAWLAARGEGKRVLPVRLPLPLPVLRAMQQGRFIEPGATRGVITWEDFLREKAARG; this is encoded by the coding sequence ATGAATGACTGTCTCGTTCTGGTCACGGGCGGCACCGGCCACCTGGGGCGTCTGCTGGTTCAGGCTTTGCTGGGAGAGGGTGCCCGTGTGCGCGTGCTGACCCGCCGGGTGCCCTCCTCCCCACAGGCGGGCGTGGAGTACGCGGTCGGAAATTATACGGACGGAACCGGACTCGCGGAGGCGCTGGCCGGGATAAGCCGGGTCATCCACACCGCCCACGTCCTCGGTGATCCGCTGGCCGACGCGCGGGGAACCCTGCATCTGCTGGAGGCGGCCCGCGCCGCCCACCGACCCCACTTCACCTTCGTCTCCATCGTGAGGGCGCGTCAGGCCCGCGCCTTCGGGTACTACGCGGGCAAGGTGCGCGGGGAGGAACTGGTGGAGGCGAGCGGCCTCCCCGCCCTCGTCTTCCGGGCGGCGCAGTTTCATCATTTCGTGGACGAATTGCTGGTTGGAGTGGACCGCCTGCCCTGGCTCCCCGTGCCGGACGGAGAACTGCAACCCGTTGCCGTGGAGGAGGTCGCCCACGAACTCGCGTGGCGGGCGCTGGCCGGTCAGCGGGGCACGTTCGACCTCGCCGGTCCAGAGGTGCGCCGTGTCTCCGACCTCGCGCGGGCGTGGCTGGCGGCGCGTGGGGAGGGAAAGCGGGTGCTGCCCGTCCGCCTTCCCCTCCCTCTCCCGGTCCTGCGGGCGATGCAGCAAGGCCGCTTCATTGAGCCAGGGGCAACACGTGGAGTCATCACCTGGGAGGACTTTCTGAGGGAGAAGGCTGCGCGTGGCTAA
- the cbiB gene encoding adenosylcobinamide-phosphate synthase CbiB, translating into MRRSLLLALALDALGEPPARLHPVIWMGNYLKGARLRWRASAPAAQFFEGGAGWVLGAGVAAGVGWLTNRFPGGWVTRGVLLKPLLARRALFAAVGEVHAALASGDLPEARRLLAWHLVSRETGELSAAEVAGACIESLAENLSDSVVAPLLMFRAGGLPLAALYRYANTADAMWGYRTPDLEHAGKVAARTDDLLNLAPARLTALCAVVAVLPSGLDAPGAWRVWRRDARTTPSPNAGHPMSAFAGALGVRLDKRGVYVLNADGRTPDTSDLPRALRLARWTLALAVLVLLLPLPRRPRK; encoded by the coding sequence GTGCGGAGGTCGCTTCTCCTTGCCCTCGCGCTGGACGCGCTGGGAGAGCCGCCCGCGCGGCTGCATCCGGTGATCTGGATGGGGAACTATCTCAAGGGGGCGCGTCTGCGTTGGCGAGCCTCCGCTCCTGCCGCTCAATTCTTTGAGGGGGGCGCGGGGTGGGTGCTCGGGGCAGGGGTGGCGGCGGGAGTCGGGTGGCTCACGAACCGTTTTCCGGGCGGGTGGGTCACGCGCGGCGTCCTCCTCAAGCCCCTCCTCGCGCGGCGGGCGCTGTTCGCGGCGGTGGGGGAGGTCCATGCGGCCCTCGCGTCGGGCGATCTCCCGGAGGCGCGGCGGCTCCTCGCGTGGCACCTCGTCAGCCGGGAGACGGGCGAACTGAGCGCGGCGGAGGTGGCGGGCGCGTGCATCGAGAGTCTGGCCGAGAACCTGAGCGATAGCGTGGTGGCACCGCTGCTGATGTTCCGGGCGGGCGGGCTGCCCCTCGCGGCCCTGTACCGTTACGCGAACACGGCGGACGCGATGTGGGGCTACCGCACCCCCGACCTCGAACACGCGGGCAAGGTGGCCGCCCGCACCGACGACCTCCTCAACCTCGCCCCCGCCCGGCTCACGGCGCTGTGTGCGGTGGTGGCGGTCCTCCCATCCGGGTTGGACGCTCCCGGAGCGTGGCGCGTCTGGCGGCGGGACGCGCGAACCACCCCCAGCCCGAACGCCGGGCACCCCATGTCGGCCTTCGCGGGGGCGCTCGGCGTGCGGCTGGATAAGCGGGGCGTGTACGTCCTGAACGCTGATGGACGCACCCCGGACACCTCAGACCTGCCCCGCGCCCTGCGCCTCGCCCGCTGGACGCTCGCCCTCGCCGTCCTCGTGCTGCTGCTTCCCCTGCCCCGGAGGCCCCGGAAGTGA
- a CDS encoding pyridoxal phosphate-dependent aminotransferase encodes MTDRLPPLLPRVPHGGPTSHTFTGLDFSVNANPHGPNPVLVRAIRDADHAHYPDPTYAGVRACLADWHGLSAEEVALSVGASDLLHRLARAFLPPGGTLLSVHAPFGELARAAALSRAKVRVTPPEQVVSEIRPGVALVYVGHPHNPTGHVHTMGELKTLADACLTAGALLIVDEAYAPFTNAPTPPRHPAVVRVLSPGKAHGLVGARPASALASPEVVARLDNLAPAWHLPASTAAVLGALPEGGAFLARTLPLVADGARELASALAQFGPVEHHGTPYLTLRVGDASHVTSALLERGLRVRDCASYGLPDHIRVSTRLPGENRRLVETLRAVLDGDVYE; translated from the coding sequence GTGACGGACCGCCTGCCCCCCCTCCTGCCCCGCGTACCGCACGGCGGGCCGACCTCACACACCTTCACGGGGCTGGACTTCAGCGTGAACGCGAATCCCCACGGGCCGAATCCGGTGCTCGTGCGGGCCATCCGGGACGCCGACCACGCCCACTACCCCGACCCGACCTATGCCGGGGTCCGCGCCTGCCTTGCCGACTGGCACGGGCTGAGCGCGGAGGAGGTCGCCCTCTCTGTCGGTGCCTCCGACCTGCTGCACCGCCTCGCCCGCGCGTTCCTGCCGCCGGGGGGCACGCTGCTCAGCGTTCACGCTCCTTTCGGCGAACTCGCCCGCGCCGCCGCCCTGTCCCGTGCCAAAGTACGAGTCACTCCGCCTGAGCAGGTCGTCTCCGAGATCAGGCCCGGCGTCGCCCTCGTCTACGTCGGCCATCCGCACAATCCCACCGGGCACGTACACACAATGGGGGAGTTGAAGACTCTCGCAGATGCCTGCCTCACCGCCGGGGCGCTCCTGATCGTGGACGAGGCGTATGCGCCCTTCACGAACGCGCCCACGCCGCCGCGTCATCCCGCCGTCGTGCGCGTCCTGTCGCCCGGCAAGGCGCATGGATTGGTCGGCGCACGGCCCGCCTCCGCGCTCGCCTCGCCGGAGGTCGTGGCCCGGCTCGACAACCTCGCGCCCGCGTGGCACCTGCCCGCCTCCACCGCCGCCGTCCTCGGGGCGCTGCCGGAGGGTGGAGCATTTCTCGCCCGGACGCTGCCGCTCGTGGCTGACGGTGCGCGTGAGCTGGCCTCCGCCCTCGCTCAGTTCGGCCCGGTCGAGCATCACGGCACCCCCTACCTCACCCTGCGCGTGGGGGACGCCTCCCATGTTACGTCAGCCCTGTTGGAGCGCGGCCTGCGCGTCCGCGACTGCGCGAGTTACGGCCTGCCCGACCATATCCGCGTGTCCACCCGGCTGCCGGGGGAGAATAGGCGGCTGGTGGAGACGCTTCGGGCCGTGTTGGATGGAGACGTGTATGAATGA
- the cobO gene encoding cob(I)yrinic acid a,c-diamide adenosyltransferase: protein MTDPESTDSATATRREAAMRELAEARDTYQKREDLTRGRRGLLIVNTGKGKGKTTAALGLMLRAHGRGLRVRMFQFLKHEGARFGEHRALDALGLPHEGLGDGFTWRSRDLENSAALAEHGWERAKEAILSGEYDLIVLDEFTYPLKFGWVAWPDVEATLKARDPNLHIVVTGRDALPELVALADTVSEIQPVKHAYNAGIGAQAGIEH from the coding sequence ATGACCGACCCCGAATCCACCGACTCAGCCACCGCCACCCGCCGCGAGGCCGCCATGCGCGAACTCGCCGAGGCGCGCGACACCTACCAGAAACGCGAGGACCTGACCCGTGGACGCCGGGGCCTCCTGATCGTGAACACGGGCAAGGGCAAGGGCAAGACGACCGCCGCGCTCGGCCTGATGCTGCGGGCACACGGGCGCGGGCTGCGCGTGCGGATGTTCCAGTTCCTCAAGCACGAGGGGGCACGCTTCGGCGAACACCGCGCCCTCGACGCGCTGGGCCTCCCCCACGAGGGCCTCGGCGACGGCTTCACCTGGCGCTCGCGCGATCTGGAGAACTCTGCCGCGCTGGCCGAACACGGCTGGGAGCGGGCGAAGGAGGCCATCCTCTCCGGCGAATACGACCTGATCGTCCTCGACGAGTTCACCTACCCCCTCAAGTTCGGCTGGGTCGCGTGGCCCGACGTGGAGGCGACGCTCAAGGCCCGTGACCCCAACCTCCACATCGTCGTCACCGGGCGCGACGCCCTGCCCGAACTCGTCGCCCTGGCCGACACCGTGAGCGAGATTCAGCCCGTCAAGCACGCCTACAACGCGGGAATCGGGGCGCAGGCGGGCATCGAACATTGA
- a CDS encoding metal-dependent transcriptional regulator — MPAHPLSPSAEDYLKHLYLLGQRGRVNTQALADALGVVPASATGMLRKLSEQGLVSHAPYQGAELTGEGQRVALEVLRHHRLLELFLHRALGVPLDEVHEEAERLEHALSERLEARIAAWLGDPTHDPHGDPIPTVTGELPERAERRLTQLAPGETARIARVPDGDPAGLRALVTAGLTPGAPVRVERVDAALGTLTVLLPNAAHLTLALGVAGQVQVHAGEG, encoded by the coding sequence ATGCCCGCCCACCCTCTCTCCCCCTCCGCCGAGGATTACCTCAAGCACCTGTATCTCCTCGGACAGCGGGGGCGGGTGAATACGCAGGCGCTCGCGGACGCGTTGGGCGTGGTGCCCGCGAGCGCCACGGGAATGCTCCGCAAGCTCAGCGAGCAGGGCCTCGTGTCGCACGCGCCGTACCAGGGGGCGGAGCTGACGGGCGAGGGGCAGCGGGTGGCGCTGGAGGTGTTGCGCCATCACCGCCTGCTGGAGCTGTTCCTCCACCGGGCGCTGGGCGTGCCGCTGGACGAGGTTCACGAGGAGGCCGAGCGGCTGGAACACGCCCTGTCCGAGCGGCTGGAGGCCCGCATCGCCGCGTGGCTCGGCGACCCCACCCACGACCCGCACGGTGACCCCATCCCCACGGTCACGGGCGAGTTGCCCGAGCGGGCCGAACGCCGCCTGACGCAGCTCGCGCCCGGTGAGACAGCGAGGATCGCCCGCGTGCCCGACGGCGACCCGGCGGGGCTGCGTGCCCTCGTGACGGCGGGCCTGACCCCCGGCGCTCCCGTCCGGGTGGAGCGGGTGGACGCCGCGCTGGGGACGCTGACCGTCCTGTTGCCGAACGCCGCACACCTCACCCTCGCGCTCGGGGTGGCCGGGCAGGTGCAGGTTCACGCGGGGGAGGGGTAG
- a CDS encoding adenosylcobinamide-GDP ribazoletransferase, whose product MTDSRPLWLRHLHAAHLALTFLTTLPLPHVREVREGDFARASAYYPLAGYAVGGVVALVLWLPLPLPEGVRAALAVGAWLAVTGMLHFDGLVDSADALFAMKSPERRLEILRDVHVGAFGLATGVLALLTLWSLLSAPLPVFAPVVAAVVARTVLLAPMNLYPAARQESLGARSREGRWGVALLLTVPALLLPGAWVAVLAAFAAALLVARFAASRLGGGLSGDVYGLIVVTAELVALGAFAWGRA is encoded by the coding sequence ATGACCGACTCCCGCCCCCTCTGGCTCCGTCACCTGCACGCCGCCCACCTCGCGCTGACCTTCCTGACGACGCTGCCGCTGCCGCACGTGCGGGAGGTGCGGGAGGGGGACTTCGCGCGGGCGAGCGCTTACTACCCGCTGGCGGGGTACGCGGTGGGTGGGGTGGTGGCCCTCGTGCTGTGGCTGCCGCTGCCCCTGCCGGAGGGGGTGCGGGCGGCGCTCGCGGTAGGGGCGTGGCTGGCGGTGACGGGGATGCTCCACTTCGACGGGCTGGTGGATAGCGCGGACGCCCTCTTCGCCATGAAAAGCCCGGAGCGGCGGCTGGAGATTCTGCGGGACGTGCATGTGGGTGCCTTCGGGCTGGCGACCGGAGTTCTCGCGCTGCTGACGCTGTGGAGCCTGCTGTCCGCTCCCCTTCCCGTGTTCGCCCCCGTCGTCGCGGCGGTGGTGGCGCGGACGGTGCTGCTCGCGCCCATGAACCTGTACCCGGCGGCGCGGCAGGAGTCGCTGGGGGCGCGGTCGCGGGAGGGGCGGTGGGGAGTGGCGCTGCTCCTCACCGTGCCCGCGCTGTTGCTTCCCGGTGCGTGGGTCGCCGTCCTCGCCGCGTTCGCCGCCGCGCTCCTCGTCGCCCGCTTCGCCGCCTCGCGGCTGGGTGGGGGGCTGAGCGGGGACGTGTACGGATTGATCGTGGTGACGGCGGAACTCGTGGCGCTGGGGGCGTTCGCGTGGGGCCGTGCCTGA